One window of the Emcibacter sp. genome contains the following:
- a CDS encoding VOC family protein, with the protein MKRVVGPGGFFIKVKDREKLQQWYERHLGVEFDGYNSMKFQMNEDGENPKESYVLISMFKEETDYFGPHGHSFMFNFRVDDLDRVVAELEAEGVDVLPEREDGDYGKFAWIFDPEGHKIELWEPPLKAALAETDQNTL; encoded by the coding sequence ATGAAACGCGTTGTTGGGCCAGGAGGTTTTTTTATCAAGGTCAAGGACCGGGAAAAACTGCAGCAATGGTATGAACGTCATCTCGGGGTGGAATTCGACGGGTATAACAGCATGAAGTTCCAGATGAATGAGGACGGGGAAAACCCGAAAGAGTCCTATGTTCTAATCTCCATGTTCAAGGAGGAGACGGATTATTTTGGTCCCCATGGGCACAGCTTCATGTTTAATTTCCGGGTGGATGACCTTGATCGGGTCGTTGCGGAACTGGAAGCAGAAGGCGTGGACGTCCTGCCCGAGCGGGAGGACGGGGATTACGGCAAGTTTGCCTGGATATTTGATCCCGAGGGTCACAAAATTGAATTGTGGGAACCGCCCCTGAAAGCCGCCCTCGCGGAAACTGATCAGAATACGCTCTAG
- a CDS encoding glycosyl transferase family protein, protein MSKKPEDFAEFIRTLGRGPTKSRHLTREEAREAFAGALSGEMADLQIGALLLLLRYRSEDAAELAGIVEAIRSSLDMAPITDYQDLIDWPSYSAGKSRGLPWFLLSAKLLSENGHKVFMHGYNSHLENGIPTGDCLDVIGEKACVSLAVASDKLARDNFAFLPLRHFCPRILEFLQMRNLLGVRSIINTAVRLINPLHADTLFLGIFHPAYINLNREAAQILEQPRLGVIKGGGGEAERTPFKPIALYTVIKGSEDKTSWPATLKEAEQGERNVSLDHFREVWYGKVEDPVALRTILGTAAQALYLKGVARDIPEAEVLALTCWEKHLSS, encoded by the coding sequence ATGTCAAAGAAACCCGAAGATTTTGCAGAATTCATCCGCACTCTTGGCCGCGGTCCGACCAAATCCCGTCACCTGACCCGGGAGGAGGCCAGGGAGGCCTTTGCCGGCGCCCTCAGTGGGGAAATGGCCGACCTGCAGATCGGGGCGTTGCTCTTGCTGTTGCGCTACCGGAGCGAGGATGCGGCAGAGCTCGCCGGCATCGTGGAAGCAATCCGAAGCAGCCTCGATATGGCGCCGATCACGGACTATCAGGACCTGATTGACTGGCCGAGCTATTCGGCCGGCAAAAGCCGGGGCCTGCCGTGGTTCCTGCTTTCGGCCAAACTGCTGTCGGAAAATGGACACAAGGTTTTCATGCATGGCTATAACAGCCATCTGGAGAACGGCATTCCGACCGGGGACTGTCTTGATGTGATCGGGGAAAAGGCCTGTGTCAGCCTTGCCGTGGCTTCGGATAAACTGGCCCGCGATAATTTTGCCTTCCTGCCGTTGCGTCATTTCTGTCCGCGCATTCTGGAATTCCTGCAGATGCGCAACTTGCTCGGGGTGCGTTCGATCATCAATACGGCGGTGCGGCTGATAAATCCATTGCATGCGGATACCCTGTTTCTGGGGATCTTCCATCCGGCCTATATCAATCTGAACCGGGAAGCCGCGCAAATTCTGGAACAACCGAGGCTTGGCGTCATCAAGGGCGGCGGCGGCGAGGCGGAACGCACGCCTTTCAAGCCGATTGCGCTTTATACCGTCATTAAGGGATCGGAAGACAAAACCAGCTGGCCGGCCACGCTCAAGGAAGCTGAACAGGGGGAACGAAATGTCTCTCTCGATCATTTCCGCGAAGTCTGGTATGGTAAGGTTGAAGATCCCGTCGCCCTCAGGACCATTCTGGGCACCGCCGCGCAGGCCTTGTATCTTAAGGGTGTCGCACGGGATATCCCGGAAGCCGAAGTTCTGGCGCTCACCTGCTGGGAGAAACATCTGTCATCCTGA